The genome window AATGTAGCCCAAAGGCATATTTAAACCTGATTGCTTACAcgtttgtttgtgtttgtcttGAAATTAAAGCTCTAGAATAGGGAAGCACCAGGTAAGAAGAGCAGAAGTTACAGAAGACGACAGAATGAATTTTCCAGACTTGGAAAAGGTGGAAAActgaaaaggaaggagaagattATAGAGGTCAGAATCTTAGGCATTGGGCCAAGAAGGAGGAGTGAGCAGCGATCTTAAATAAGGTGGAGGAGATCGAATCTTGCAAGGGTCAGCAGACTCTtgacaaggaaagaaggaagagcagCAACAAGAGAAGATCGGGAAAGGAAGATCGCTTGCTCTGGTGGTGGTGAGTCAGATGGAGAAGAAGTTGAAAAGATCTTGGGATGGAGGGAGAGAAGCGTTTGAGAAggtggagaggaaaagagaggagaagtGTAAGAAGGGAggtaggaggaaaagaaaggagggtaTGGATGCAGGTTGTGACAACAACTGTTGACGTCCTTGGCCAAGCATTGAAAAGGGGGCAGTCATTACATAGACAAAATGCCAGTTGGAGAGGCTACCACCATCTTGCCTGGGTCTTGGTCTGCGTCTTGTCTTGTCTCTTCTTGTCTCGACTCCTCTTCTCTCATCTTCTGCATATTTATGAGGACAAGGTTCCATATTTCCCTCAACAAACCAGTGGGTGTAACCAGAGATGCTCTGAGGGCACAATTCTCCCACAGCCTTTGAAATGCAGAAGGCAAGAGTTTCAAgtggcagaaggaaaaagaaaagtgtgttacaaatgacaaaaaaagagagaagagaatgatTCAGAGGAGGGTGAGGACAATGGATGGTTCACTACAATTTACATTATTGTCTCTCCTTACCAAGGGTTTACTTCCCTCCAGTGACTAACCTCCAGTTGACTATTTTGGGGCTCATAAGCTGGGATGTGCATAATGAAAGCAAGCACCTCTGGTGGCCAGGTAGCAACTTGAGCCGTTGAGAATTTGAGTTCCTCAAAGGCCACGCTCACCGAGGGCAAAACATGCGAGTCATCCTCCCAGCGTAAACCCAGATGAGCCACAGAGCTGCCCAGAACCATCCACAGTCAGCACAAATGTATCGTGACCAAGGGCTTCACTCCTATGGCCATAAATGCTCTGGCAATTATTCCTTCTTTAAAACcttagggaggaaaaaaaaagagaggaatggaCAGAAGATAAACACGGTGTTGTGGGAGGGAGTGATGCACACTGGAATTCCAATAACAACCAAAGGGACAGGAAAACCACAGGTACCTTTGCCAGCTCAGAGGAGGAATGAGGTTGTCCCTCCCTGATTTGCTGTTTGATTGGGTGCCTTATAAGTAGGCATGCAGTCCTGTTTTTTACCTTTTGCTGTGTTCCCTCCAGCAGGCCAGTCATGAATTTCTGGGAGACGGTGCTTTGCTCCTTGCTGGGATCCCTGCTGGCGATCGTGCTTGGTGGCCTCTACACGGCGGGAGCGTTTCGCAAGAGGAGACCCAAAGAGCCTCCTCTGGATAAAGGCTGGATTCCATGGCTGGGACATGGGCTAAGCTTTAGGAAGAACCCTGTCGAGTTTCTGGAAGGCATGAGGAAGAAACACGGGGATATTTTCACCGTTCTGGTCGGCGGCAACTATATCAACATGGTGGCAGATGCTTCCACGTACGAGGCCATCATTAAGGAATCCAAAGACAAGCTGGATTTTGGAACCTTTGCCTTAGTTATCGTTTCGAACACGTTTGACTTCCACCCGGGCGAAATTCATCACAAAATTGTACAAAACGTAAGCAAGAAGTATCTCAACGGCAAGAACCTGGCTGCCCTGAACCAGATCATGATGCAGAAGCTGCAGACCGTGATGCTCCATGGCCGCGGTTCGAGAGATGGACCGAAATCCTGGCAGCAGGACGGAGTCTTCCATTTCAGCTACAAAACCATCTTTCAGGCCGCCGTTCTGTCCTTGTTTGGCACCGACCCGGGGGAAAAAGCGGAGAGCAAAGACGGCGACATAGAAAGGAAGCTGAAAAAATGTGGAGAGctctttgttgagtttcaaaaaTTTGACCATTTCTTTCCCCAGTTGGCCCTTGGCATGCTGGATGCTCAGAGCAAGAAGGAGGTGGACAGGCTGAGAAATATCTTGTGGGACTTCCTTTCTGTGGAAAAGATGTATCAGAGGGACGACATCAACCCCTGGATCACTGAACAAGACAGGGAGATGGCTGAGGCGGGAATGACTGAGAAGATCAGAACTCAGGTGCAGCTTCTTCTCCTCTGGGCCTCGCAAGCTAACACAGGCCCGGCTACTTTCTGGATCCTTCTGTTCCTCCTGAAACATCCGGAAGCAATGAAGGCCGTGAGGGAAGAAGTGGAGAAAGCCCTGCGAGAGGCTGGCCAGGAGGTCAAGCCCGGTGGCCCTTTTATCAACGTGGCCTTGGACACGATCAAGACGCCACTTCTGGACAGCACCATCGAGGAAACCCTCCGCTTGAAAGCCAGCACGTTTCTGTTCCGGACGGTGATGCAGGAAATGGGTCTTACGATGTTTGACGGGAAAGAATACCTCCTGAGAAAAGGGGACCAgattctcctcttccccttcctttcGCTGAACATGGATCCAGAAATCTACCCTGAGCCTCAGAAGTTCAAATACGACAGGTTCCTGAACCCCGATGGCACCAAAAAAGAATTTTATAAAAACGGGTTGAAGCTGAAGTATTACAACATGCCCTTTGGCGCCGGACCCTCTATGTGTCCCGGGCGCTTCTTTGCGGTGAGTGAAATGAAGATGTTTGTGATTCTGATGCTGAGTTACTTTGACATGGAACTGATCAACCAAGGAGAAGAAATCCCTCCGGTGGATGTACATCGCTTTGGGTTTGGAACGGCAAACCCTTCTTGTGACATCCAATTCAGGTATCGGCCGCGATTCTAAGGGGGAAAGGAACATAAAACCTTCCCAACGGATATTTGTTGGCAGGGAatgcttctgttaaaaaaaaattcagtgaaaaACAGAAATCTCGTGTATATTTTCTCCTCGTGAAAGATCTTCTTGGACCTTACAAAATGGGGACGAGCCGAGGAGGGGCCGCGTGGTTTTGAAGCTGCTCAAGTCTCACGTTGTATTGCAGCTTTAGGAGGACCTCAGCAATGAGCGGGAGGGGATGCGACCGGATGACAGAGCAAAGTGTTGAAGTGTTGACCAGGTTCGTTGATGCTGTAAGAATCCTTTGTGTTTGATTCTGCTAAGCGTGTTTTGCTGCGTTCACAATTTGgtggcttttttttcctccccccccccttttttgtacaTACTTCCGAATGGTTTTATTCTTTTCTGTAAACGGCccagggagttcaattccaaaGTGGTCGACCAGTCCAGCCAATAAATGCATAAAACACCCCTTTCATGGGAGTGCTCCAAAATGCCGTTGGTCTGCTCTTTGAAGCATAGAATATTGTCTCTCCAAGGGTCTTTCTGAGGCAAAAATGGTAGAAGCAAAACTGTGCCATTACAAGGCAGATGGGGACACGGAAGAGGGTCTTCTTCTCTGTGACTGCTCtgttagactctggaactccctcccactggaggccaggctggccccatcttggctctccttctgcTAGCAGGCAGAGACCcgtctcttcaggcaagcttcccccccacacacctgtgtgggatttttaaatggatggtggTGCCTTACAGTTTTGAATCTATTTTTGATATTGCATTTGTTTCCTGTCTTTCAGTGTGGTGTTTATTTCGcccttttaaaacatttgcttactgactgttttcagcttttaaaaatattatcttttaatgacgtaagccaccTCCGGTccttctttaggagaaaggcggggtaaaaaaatattttaaaaaaatttataaaaAAGGCCTGGTAGAACAAGATAGGCCAAAAAGGAAGGACATTCTTCACTCAAAGAAAAGCTATTTTCAATTAAATCGGCATGTCCctatttaaattgccatcattTAAGAGGAAACGAACTCCTTCTGACCATACTGCACCCAATTGGGGCTTGATCTCCACTTTGGGACACAGCATGGAGAGAAATGTAGGGTGTAATTCAAGTCAATGAATAAGGCTCTCTGAAATGCTCTGTGCTGGATATTTTCTGCAGCATACTGAAAATGAATACATAGAGAAAGCAAGTGAACAGAGCCCACTGTGGTTTTGTTGAAATGTTGATTAGAGATGTGCCCGGACAacagtttggtggtttggtgcTTCAGCGCGGTttggtggattgggcccacagctgctgagtggggtGCCCAGgattccttgccctgcctcctcctgcaggcGTACCCGCTCAgaggaagaggtggggcagggaagcccgggGAACAGCGTCCATAccatgggaggaggtggggcagggaatctGGGCAACCCCTGTAGGCCAGATCTGCCGAACCGCCTCGAACTGCCGAAccgcagtttgtgcccatctctaacgtTGAG of Pogona vitticeps strain Pit_001003342236 chromosome 6, PviZW2.1, whole genome shotgun sequence contains these proteins:
- the LOC110091575 gene encoding 7-alpha-hydroxycholest-4-en-3-one 12-alpha-hydroxylase-like, which translates into the protein MNFWETVLCSLLGSLLAIVLGGLYTAGAFRKRRPKEPPLDKGWIPWLGHGLSFRKNPVEFLEGMRKKHGDIFTVLVGGNYINMVADASTYEAIIKESKDKLDFGTFALVIVSNTFDFHPGEIHHKIVQNVSKKYLNGKNLAALNQIMMQKLQTVMLHGRGSRDGPKSWQQDGVFHFSYKTIFQAAVLSLFGTDPGEKAESKDGDIERKLKKCGELFVEFQKFDHFFPQLALGMLDAQSKKEVDRLRNILWDFLSVEKMYQRDDINPWITEQDREMAEAGMTEKIRTQVQLLLLWASQANTGPATFWILLFLLKHPEAMKAVREEVEKALREAGQEVKPGGPFINVALDTIKTPLLDSTIEETLRLKASTFLFRTVMQEMGLTMFDGKEYLLRKGDQILLFPFLSLNMDPEIYPEPQKFKYDRFLNPDGTKKEFYKNGLKLKYYNMPFGAGPSMCPGRFFAVSEMKMFVILMLSYFDMELINQGEEIPPVDVHRFGFGTANPSCDIQFRYRPRF